In Hevea brasiliensis isolate MT/VB/25A 57/8 chromosome 13, ASM3005281v1, whole genome shotgun sequence, a single genomic region encodes these proteins:
- the LOC110661196 gene encoding cuscuta receptor 1-like, producing the protein MRTGIRTPLYWRLESIVGTSLIIYLDFSPWPQRGLKGLIDIQKLSNGTSLKFLNLAGNEIESLKSFQGGGKELQKLSNLEYLDLSYNRLDNNSLSSLRRLSSLKFLNMEYNLLEGLINMEELDALGNLEVLSLGGNQITKVVASRDMRLVRNLSALFLDNITTHGRSSIQLELLGAYPFLKTLSLTDNSFKGAIFAQELHNLSSVEELFLDHSSLDEESFKSFGVLPFLKFLSMKALNATLPIQGLLNFKNLVYLDLSFFTLHNNFLKDIGKISSLKILLLSGCQLSGTIPAAKGLCELKHLLKLDMSNNDLRGTLPSCLANLTSLQQLDISSNHFIGNISIYPLGTLTSLHKLQLSRNLFKIPISLLPFFNHSKLKFLDCHENEIYADIDVPNLTPKFQLETLHLSGQGDGGVFPKFLYYQHNLGHVDLSYIKMKGEFPHWLIGNNTKLNTLYLPSCSLSGPLHLPIHSHVHLLDLDISDNSFNSPIPTEIGVQFPNLYFLNLSGNGLIGDIPSSFGKMSQLIKLDLSNNRLSGIIPQDLIVGCISLFDLILSNNNLQGQIFPKQANCKELGRLLLDGNQFTGSIPYSILNCTGLNMLDVSDNHLFGSIPGWRRNMTFLEVLDLSKNKFSRTLPSSFVPPQIREVYLSNNRLQGPLTNAFYNCSELMTLDLSHNYFTRRIPDWIGKFPKLSYLLLGYNNLVGEIPIQLCNLGQLSLVDLSNNNLSGHVLPCITAASNKVRQEEVGTNPYMASSPGLDLSCNNLTGKIPAEIGNLNMIQVLNLSHNSLTGLIPQSFSNLKQIESLDLSYNKLNGKIPQLTQLNWLAVFSVAHNNLSGKTPEMVAQFATFDNNSYEGNPFLCGPPLSKSCFSSSTMPRVSEEDKKDHKRDGGFMDMDAFYHSTMMSELSLCPSLSKLGWLQNNELELIAEYNLLLVFIRGLQWNDESQEMISGSLLNSMNNEGLVKRNYLDEVMMDSIVILREREAQCTVDEGGFFKNVFQAIEFLLWLARMREPSLNAIDFGLSVFDEEGNDQ; encoded by the exons ATGCGGACAGGAATACGAACCCCCTTGTACTGGAGGTTGGAATCAATAGTGGGCACATCCCTTATTATCTATTTG GATTTTTCACCATGGCCACAACGTGGATTGAAAGGACTAATCGATATTCAAA AATTAAGTAATGGAACAAGCTTGAAGTTCTTGAATTTAGCTGGCAATGAAATTGAATCTCTTAAATCGTTCCAAG GTGGTGGTAAAGAGTTACAGAAGCTGAGCAATTTGGAATATCTTGATTTGAGCTATAATCGCCTGGATAACAATAGTCTATCATCTCTCAGGAGACTTTCATCTCTCAAGTTTTTGAATATGGAATACAATCTCTTAGAAGGATTAATAAATATGGAAG AATTGGATGCTTTGGGCAACTTAGAGGTACTAAGCCTAGGAGGAAATCAAATTACTAAAGTTGTGGCCTCAAGAG ATATGAGACTCGTCAGGAATTTGAGTGCTCTTTTCCTTGATAACATTACGACCCATGGAAGAAGCAGCATTCAGCTGGAATTACTGGGAGCATACCCATTTCTCAAGACCCTTTCTCTAACAGATAATAGCTTCAAAGGAGCAATATTTGCTCAAG AGCTGCATAATTTGTCAAGCGTGGAAGAGTTGTTTCTGGATCATTCCTCACTTGATGAAGAGTCTTTTAAGAGCTTTGGAGTATTGcctttccttaaatttttgtCTATGAAAGCCCTCAATGCTACCCTACCTATTCAAG GGTtgctgaatttcaaaaatttggtGTATTTGGATTTGAGTTTTTTTACCCTCCACAACAACTTCTTGAAAGACATCGGAAAGATATCATCACTTAAGATTTTATTATTGTCGGGATGTCAACTAAGTGGAACCATACCTGCTGCCAAAG GTTTATGCGAGTTAAAACATCTTCTAAAGTTAGATATGAGCAACAATGATCTCCGTGGCACATTGCCTTCATGTCTAGCAAATTTAACATCCCTTCAACAATTAGATATATCTTCCAATCACTTCATTGGAAATATCTCCATATATCCCCTGGGGACTCTCACATCCTTACATAAATTACAACTTTCAAGAAACCTATTCAAAATTCCAATCTCACTACTACCGTTCTTTAACCATTCAAAGCTCAAGTTCTTGGATTGTCATGAGAACGAGATATATGCAGATATAGATGTGCCTAATTTGACACCGAAATTTCAATTAGAGACCTTACATTTGTCTGGTCAAGGAGATGGTGGAGTGTTTCCCAAGTTCCTCTATTATCAGCATAACTTAGGGCATGTTGATCTCTCATATATTAAAATGAAGGGAGAGTTTCCACATTGGCTGATTGGAAACAACACAAAATTAAACACACTTTACTTGCCTAGTTGTTCTCTATCAGGGCCTCTCCACTTGCCAATTCATTCCCATGTGCATTTGTTAGACTTAGATATCTCTGACAACAGCTTCAACAGTCCTATTCCAACAGAAATTGGAGTACAATTTCCAAATTTATATTTTCTAAACTTGTCTGGAAATGGTCTCATTGGTGACATTCCTTCATCATTTGGGAAAATGAGCCAATTGATAAAATTAGACTTGTCCAACAATCGACTATCAGGCATAATACCCCAAGACTTGATTGTTGGATGTATTTCATTATTTGATCTCATTCTTTCAAACAATAATTTGCAAGGCCAAATATTCCCAAAACAGGCTAATTGCAAAGAATTGGGTCGATTATTGTTGGATGGCAATCAATTCACTGGAAGTATCCCATATAGCATACTTAACTGCACCGGGTTGAATATGTTGGATGTGAGTGATAATCATCTCTTTGGTAGCATTCCTGGTTGGAGAAGGAATATGACTTTTCTTGAAGTCTTGGATCTATCAAAGAACAAGTTCTCTAGAACCCTACCATCTAGCTTTGTCCCTCCACAGATCAGAGAAGTTTATTTATCAAATAATAGGCTACAAGGACCACTGACAAATGCATTTTACAATTGTTCTGAATTAATGACATTGGATCTTAGTCACAACTATTTCACTAGAAGGATTCCAGATTGGATTGGCAAGTTTCCAAAATTGAGCTATCTTCTTTTGGGTTATAACAATCTTGTAGGTGAAATACCAATTCAGTTGTGCAACTTAGGCCAATTAAGCTTGGTTGATCTTTCTAATAATAATCTTTCTGGCCATGTCCTCCCTTGTATAACCGCTGCTAGCAATAAGGTTAGGCAAGAAGAAGTTGGCACAAATCCGTATATGGCTTCATCTCCAG GGCTTGATCTGTCCTGCAACAATTTGACTGGTAAAATTCCTGCTGAAATAGGAAATCTTAACATGATCCAGGTGTTAAACCTGTCCCATAATAGTTTGACAGGATTGATTCCACAATCATTTTCAAACTTGAAGCAAATTGAGAGCTTGGATCTGTCCTATAACAAATTGAATGGCAAAATCCCTCAACTCACTCAACTAAATTGGCTAGCTGTCTTCAGTGTAGCACACAACAATTTATCTGGCAAGACACCTGAGATGGTTGCACAATTTGCGACATTCGACAATAATAGCTATGAGGGAAACCCTTTCCTTTGTGGACCTCCATTGTCTAAAAGTTGCTTTTCTTCATCAACAATGCCAAGAGTTTCAGAGGAAGATAAAAAAGATCATAAAAGAGATGGTGGCTTTATGGACATGGATGCTTTCTAT CATTCAACCATGATGAGTGAGCTGAGTTTATGTCCTAGTTTGAGTAAGCTAGGATGGTTGCAGAATAATGAGCTGGAGCTGATTGCAGAGTATAATTTATTACTTGTTTTTATCA GGGGATTACAATGGAATGATGAATCTCAAGAAATGATCAGTGGTTCATTGCTAAATTCCATGAATAATGAGGGTTTAGTAAAAAGGAATTATTTGGATGAGGTTATGATGGATTCGATTGTGATACTGCGAGAAAGAGAAGCTCAATGCACTGTTGATGAAGGTGGATTTTTCAAAAATGTATTTCAAGCCATAGAATTTCTTCTTTGGCTAGCAAGGATGAGGGAGCCATCTTTGAATGCCATTGATTTTGGATTATCTGTGTTCGATGAAGAAGGGAATGatcaataa
- the LOC131171823 gene encoding cuscuta receptor 1-like isoform X2 yields MRLIKQLVVALVIASLLEGWWSCDGCLDYERNALLQLRASFNHPELMSLFSWGLYTDDCCKWEKIHCSSTTRRVSKLSIWGDFSPVEWCFNASLFLPFQELTSLSLQNNHIIDCVENEGFERLEKLSKLEFLDLEYNLFNNESIVSSIGHLSSLKSLNLADNGLESITDIQGLSSLQNLVFLDLSFNNFNDSIISFLRIFPSLKSLNLAYTGLGSGIQGLSGLENLEFLDLSFNNFNKSIIPLLSVFSSLKSLKLIYNRLENITDFQGLSKLSNLEFLDLSRNDFGNSTLSSISDLSSLKELHLDKCGLRGTFDIQKWDALGSLKVLSLGGNRITKVVDSRGMPVKTKFDTCINSWVVLVVGFYCIFNIDSNSIN; encoded by the exons ATGAGGCTAATTAAGCAGCTGGTGGTTGCTTTAGTAATTGCTTCATTATTAGAGGGATGGTGGAGCTGTGATGGTTGTTTGGATTATGAGAGAAATGCTCTTTTGCAACTCAGGGCTTCTTTCAATCATCCTGAACTCATGTCACTCTTTTCCTGGGGATTATACACTGATGACTGTTGTAAATGGGAAAAAATTCACTGCAGCTCCACCACTAGACGAGTTTCCAAACTCAGTATTTGGGGCGATTTTTCGCCCGTTGAATGGTGCTTCAATGCCTCTTTGTTTCTTCCTTTTCAAGAATTGACGAGTCTTAGCTTACAAAACAATCATATTATTGATTGTGTTGAGAATGAAG GTTTTGAAAGATTAGAAAAGCTCAGCAAGTTGGAGTTTCTTGATTTAGAATATAACTTGTTCAACAACGAGAGCATTGTATCATCCATTGGCCATCTTTCATCTTTAAAATCATTGAATTTGGCCGACAATGGATTGGAAAGTATAACTGATATTCAAG GACTATCAAGTCTTCAAAATTTGGTGTTTCTTGATTTGTCATTCAACAATTTCAATGATAGCATCATATCATTTTTACGAATCTTTCCATCTTTAAAATCATTAAATTTAGCCTACACTGGATTGGGAAGTGGTATTCAAG GACTATCAGGACTTGAAAATTTGGAGTTTCTTGATTTGTCATTCAACAACTTCAACAAGAGCATCATACCACTTCTAAGTGTATTTTCATCTTTAAAATCTTTAAAATTGATCTACAACAGACTGGAAAATATAACTGATTTTCAAG GACTATCAAAACTTAGCAATTTGGAATTTCTTGATTTAAGTCGTAATGACTTCGGCAATAGTACTCTATCATCCATTAGTGATCTTTCATCTTTAAAAGAATTACATCTGGATAAATGTGGATTGAGAGGAACATTCGATATTCAAA AATGGGATGCTTTGGGTAGCTTAAAGGTACTGAGCCTAGGAGGAAATCGAATTACCAAAGTTGTGGACTCAAGAGGTATGCCAGTTAAAACAAAGTTTGATACATGCATTAATAGTTGGGTGGTCCTGGTTGTtggtttttattgtattttcaatATAGATTCCAATTCCATAAATTAA